GGTATCGGGGTCGTACTCGAACACCTCGTAGTCGATCCCGCCCGTGGTCTCGGTCCCGTACCCGGCCGCGACGCTGTCGGTGATCACGGTGTCGGCCTCGGCGTCGGTCCCGATCGCCAGGGAGCTCATGGCGACGACCGCCTCGTCGGGCGCGGGGCTCGCGCCCTGCCACTGGGCCGGCTCGTTGGGGTCCGGGTACTCGGGCGGGGAGCCGTCGGGGCGGGCCGGCGCCAGGGCCGCCTCGGCCTCGGCCGTCTCCAGCGAGCGCGACACGGCCAGGTTGTTGAGCCGGAGCAGGGTGGGCTGGGTGCGGCGGTACATGCGGATCAGCCCCCAGGTCCCGTTCCAGATGTCGTCCACGGGGGCGCTCTGGTACAGGAAGTCGGCGATCGTGTCGCGCCGGTTGGTCATCAGCTTGTCGAGGTTGAACTCCCAGAACTCGCTGATCCCCACGCCCTGCGTGTTGCGCCACCCCGAATCGGGGAAGCGCGGCTCGAACAGCCAGCGGGTGCCGTGCAGGTTCACCTGGTGGCTCTCCTCGTGCGCCCCCACCAGCAGCCGGAAGACGATGCGGTCGTCCTCGTACACGCGCAGGAGCGGCGTGAAGGGGTCGCCGGGGAGCTCGCCCGGGCGCGCGCCGTACGGCCCGAAGTTGTTGAAGCGCGCGTCGGCGCGGAAGCCGTCGGAGGCGAACGCCCGCGCCAGGCTCCCGCCGGGCGCGGCGGCCTGCTGGTTGGTGGCCGGGTTGCGCACCCGCAGCGCCACCGGCTCGTTGCGGTAGTTGATCAGCATGGTGCCGGGGTCGTCGGCCGAGATGATCTCGGGGCACGGCGGCCGGTCGATCCCGTTGGGGCACACCCCGCGCGCCTGCGGGGGCCGCAGCAGGTTGGGGAGCCCGTCCTCGTCCTTCCCCGGCGGGTTGATGGCCGGGAGGTCCTTGTAGCAGTACCCCGTCCCCACGCCGGTGGCGAACCCCTCCCGCCCGCACGCCAGCGCGAAGTCGGCGATCTGCAGGCCGAACTCGCGGAAGCTGGAGTCGGGCAGCGCCGTGTAGAGGATGTCGGCCCGCCAGCTGGTGGGCCCGCCGTCGTTGCGGGTGCCGAACTGCACCCCCGTCTCGGGGTCGCGCCAGACGGTCCCCGAGTCCTCGGGGAGGAAGCCGGCGTAGAGCCCCGTCTGCTGGTGGGTGGAGGGGCCGAAGTGGTCGTGGGTGAACACGGTGCCCTGCCGGCGCGCGTCGGCGATGGCGTCGGCCCAGAAGCGCTGCACGTTCTCCTGCGCCCCCAGCCACTCGGTGTGCCAGTTGAAGAACGGGTGGTAGCGCGGCCGCGGACAGGTGGTCGTGCCGTCCCTCGCGTCGGTCGGCTCGGCGCACCCGTTCGCCGCGCGGATGGCCTTGATGCGGTTCCTCACGTCGCCCGGCGCCAGGGCGCCGTCCTCGTAGTTCCACCCGTTGGCCGCCCCGTCGGAGGCCGTGACGTCGAACTTCATCAGGTGGATGTGCTGCCCGATCACGTCGGTGGGCGTCTGCACCTGGAAGTCGTCCATCCGGTACTCTTCGGGGACCAGGTTCACCAGGCTGTAGTCGATGCAGTCGCGGTCCAGCACGCGGATGAAGAGCGGCTCCGGGGCGCGCCCGTTGTCGTAGAAGTCGCGCACGTCGTGCCAGAGCGCGAACATCCGGTGCTGGGGGAACCGCCAGTTCGCCTTGTTGTAGGTGGCGTCGATCTGGAACGCCGCCGCCTTGATGCTGTCCGGGTTCTGGGTGTTGATCGGACAGGGGTCGGCGTAGGGCGCGCCGGGCTTGGGAGTCCTCCCGTTGGTCTCGAAGAAGCCCAGCGTGGCCCACTGGTCGGCGATCGGCGTGTTGTAGCCGGGCGCCGCGTGGAAGTTCATGGCCGCCTGCTCGGCCGGGGTGCCGGCCTCGGGGAGCCAGTTCACCAGCAGCGTCACGTCGTGCTTCGAGAAGTCGCGCGTGTTGAGCGCCGGGAAGGCGGCGGTGCCGTCCTTCACCACGTGCCGCGGCAGCCCGCCGTCGAAGCGCGTGTCCAGCGGCGGCTTGGGCGGCCGGTGGCCGGGGATGCCGGGGATGTAGAAGGGGAATCCCGGCATGGTGGCGTTGGGCATCGGCGCCATGGCGTAGGTGGGCAGCGGCACCAGCGCGGGGATCGGGGTCCCCGCCGCGATCTCGCCGTCGGGGAGCGCGCGCGAGCCCGGCGCGGGGCGCCCGCTGGCGTCGAGGACGGTGCCCTGCTCGAAGACGTCGTGCACCCGCCACAGCCCCCACATCCCCTGCGCGAAGTGGGGATAGAAATGGCAGTGGTAGATGGCGTCGCCCGGCGTGTTGCGGCGGTTGCCCGCCCCGCCGAAGGCGATCTCGTAGGTGTAGCCGCCGGCGGGCCCGATCGCCTGGCTGTCGTCGTAGTTGGAGCCGTCGGCGTTGGGGGTGTGCAGCCACTGGTGGGCGTGCAGGTGGAAGATGTGGTGCTCCTTGGGGCCCGCGTGCACGTTCCGGATCTTGACGTGGTCGTTCAGGTAGCTGTGGAACACGTTCGACGGGTCGTCCGGGTAGAGCGCCTTCGTGGCCCGCGGCCCCGGCGCGGGCGGGTTGTTCGGGTCGAACGACGCCGCCGGCGGGTTGTCGACCACCATCGCCGGGTCGCCCACCGCCCAGGCCGAGAGGAAGAACTCCTCGAACTTGCAGTCGTTGCAGTCCCACATCGGCCCCAGCCCGAAGCGGTTGGCCAGGATCTCGGCGCCGATGCCGCCCGTGCCGTAGTTGATGGCGAAGGCGTCGCGGCCGCCGTGCAGGGTGAACTCGAACTGCTGCGAGTCGAAGATCTTCTCGAATGCCTGCACGATCCCGATCTCGTCGTGGAAGATCACCGTGTTCTCGCGGAACGGCTTGAGCCGGTTTGGATAGATGCACTGGTCCGAGTTCGGGTCGCCGCACCCGGTGCCGATCACGTCGTCGGGGTAGGTGCCCGGCGGGAAGTTCCCCCGGTTGGGACCGGTGATGACGGCGTACAGGTCGGAGTGCACGATCCGGTTCCCGTCGGTCATCCGCATGATCGGCCGCGGGTAGAGCGGGTGCCCCAGCGGGTAGCGCCTCTCGTAGTCGATGATCGGCTGCCCGCCGCCGGTGGTGCCGGTGGTGGCCAGGTTCAGCTCTTCGCGGGTGAGCTGGCTGCGGTACCACTGCGCGCCCCGGGGCTCCACGTTCACCGCGCCGAAGAGCCCCTTGGCGATCTGGCCGCCGTCGCCGTCGCCGCCGGTGGTCTGCGCGGTGCTGTACATCAGGAAGGGGCCCTCGCGCTCGGCGAAGAGCTTGTAGGTGCGCGAGCTTCCCGGCTCCACCAGGGAGGTGGCGTTGATGCCGACGTTGGAGCCGTCGTCCTGGATGGAGGTGACGAGCTGCATCCCCACCACGTGCACGCTGGCCGCGCGCGTGCCGGTGCGCCCGCCGCCGGTGCCGGTGGGGAGCCAGTTGGTGAAGTTGATCTGCAGGCAGTCGCCCTGGTTGACGCGCAGGACGAGCGGGCGGGGGCGCTTACCGGGCCGGAGCCGGGCGTTGCCGGGGCCGGGGGCGCCGCTGATCCCCACCACGTCGTCCTTGAGGGCGTACATCATCCCCTCGGGCTCGTGGGCGCCCAGGCGGTTGTACCAGATGAACTGCTCCAGCGCCACCACGTCCGCCACGACCGTGTTGGCGCACTGCGCCGCGAGCGGCGCGGCCGGCAGCAGCAGAGCCGCCGCGGCCAGCGCCGCTCCGGCCCCGCCCGGCGGGGCCATCCATCGAGAGTGTCGCATGGTCCTCCTTCGGTGCAGGGTGACCGATGGGCTGGACCCCTTCTGCCCGCGACCCTCTCCCGCGCCCGGCTGCGGCGCCCCGGTGCGCCGCCGGACGTTTTCCCGCGGGCGTCCTCCACGCCGCGAGTTGCGTCCGCAAGTGTGGGACTCGGCCGCGCCGCGGGCTGGGGGCCCGGCGGCGAGGGGTCCGGGCGGGCGCACCGGCAACACCTGTTCCCATCTTGTGGCGTGAAAGGTAAATGGTTGGCCCGTATCAGATTACGCCGACAAAAGCGCCGGAGCGAACGAGCCGGATTTGCACAGCTTCTGTGCATCCGGGCGCACCGGGCGCACAGGAGATGTGACCCGGGTATTTATGAACGGATTGGCGCGGAAGAGGTGCTTGGAGGAAGGGCACAAACGCATAATTCGTCCTTGCATAAAAGGGGCCGCTCCGGCGAGTGGAGCACGGCGATGACACCTCACCAGACCTCGCGACACTCCCTGCGGAAGGTGGTCGCGTGAGGGATGCGCGCCCGACAGGGCCGGGACGCCGCCGCCACGGGGGGTATCGTGGCGGCGGTGGCCCGGCGCCGTTGGGCAACGTAGTTTGTTGCCCTACGGCGCGCGCAGCCCGGCCCGGAGCGCGGCGGAGGGACACGCCCAAATCCGCAGTGCGAAGTGCGAAGTGCGTGGCGGAAGTGGCGGCGGGATCCGCGCACGATTCCTGCAAGTGACGAAAATGCAATCACTTACCACGCAAACAAGGGAGGCTCGCGATGCGGAGCAGGCTGATGCGGATGGCGATGATGGGGGCGGCGGCCTGGGCCGGGCGGCGGATGTCGCGGCCGACGGCGGGCCGCGGGACGCGCATGGCCGGCACGGGCCTCTCCACCGCCGCGTGGGCGCTGCCCCTGGGGATGTACGTCACCCGGCGGATGCGCGGGCGGCACTGAGCGGAAAGGGCGCGGGGAAAGGGCGATTCCGCGCGGCGCGGGCGGGGGCGACCCCGCCCGCGCGCTGCGTCGGGAAGGCGCGGCCGGCGTGCGTCGGGGAGCCTCGCGGACGATCCGAGCGAAAAAGATCGCACTTTGCCCTTGCCGACGCCGGGACAGCGCGTACCTTATGCAGCGGGGAGGTTCAACACATCACCATCGCAGGCGGGCGAGCATGCCGAGAGAGACTGGGACCGTGAAGTGGTTCAACCCGGAGAAGGGCTTCGGCTTCATTACCCGGGAGAGTGGGGAGGGGGACGTGTTCGTCCACCACAGCGCCATCCAGGGGGGCGGCTTCCGCACCCTGGTGGACGGCGAGCGGGTGGAGTTCGACGTGGTGCAGGGGCAGAAGGGCCCCGCGGCCGAGAACGTGACGCGGCTCGACCCGCCGGCGGGCGGCGGCGGTGGGAGCGGCGGCGGCGGCGGCCGGGGCGGGGGTGGCTACGGGGGTGGCGGCGGCGGCCGGGGCGGGGGTGGCTACGGCGGCGGCGGTGGCGGCTACGGGGGTGGCGGCGGCCGGGACCGCGACCGCGACAACTGGTAGCTCTCCGCGCGACGGGAAGCGAAGGCCCGGGCCGGCTTGGCCCGGGCCTTTCCCGCCTGCCCCATCCTCTTTCCGGGCGGCCTAGAAGTCGAAGCGGCGGGCCGCCCGCTTCCGGTCCTTGTGCCGGCGGCGCTCGGCGGCCTTGGCCTTGGCCTTCTTGGCCTCGCTGGGCTTTTCGTAGAAGCGCTTCCGGCGCATGTCCTTGAACATCCCGGAGCGGATCATCCGGCGCCGGAACTGCTTCAGCGCCCAGTCCAGGCGGTCGGTCTCCGCCAGCTGGATCTCTACCACGCTCATCCTTCCGTCGAGGAATACAGGAAGACCTGGCCCGCTCGCGTTCCAGGTCTTCGAACCCACCATTCGGTCGTTCGTCCCGCTGAAACCTACCTCGCCGCGGCCCGAAGGTCAACGTGGGAGACCTCCGGACCACCTCCTCGGCAGCCACACCCTGACAGCTCGACTCTCACGGAGGCACAGAGGACACGGAGGAACCGCGATGAAGTCCTCTGTGCCCTCTGTGAGATGAAACAGACCGTCATCCGGGAGAAGAGCGGCCCGGGACGGCGGACGAGAGCGCCTCGTCTTCCGACGGCGATGGTCCTCCCGAGCCGTCTGTCGGCACCCCGCCCGCCGCCTCCCGCAGCCAGTCGGCGGCGATGCGCAGGACCTCGCGGGCGTTGTCGTAGGAGATCGACTCGATGGCCTGGTGCAGGGGGAGCCACACGCACTCGGTGATGCCTTCCTCCACCTGCGGGCAGGTGTCGCCGTCGGGCGACTCGATCAGGTAGAAGTGGCAGTACTTGTGGATCAGCCGGCCGCGGAAGCGGAAGAACCAGTCGATGGTGCGCAGCTCGCGCTCCAGCCGCAGCGCCGTGAGCCCGGTCTCCTCGGCCACCTCGCGCAGCGCCGCGTCGGCCGCCGTCTCGCCCCCCTCCACGTGGCCCTTGGGGAAGCCCCAGTGCCGGTAGCGGTCGCGGATCAGGAGGATGTGCGCGGTGCCGCCGGCCCAGCGGTAGATGACCCCGCCGGCGCTGGTCTCCACCACCGCCCGGGCCGCCGCGCCGCCCTTGCCGCGCGCGCCGCGCCTACGCCGGGCGGCCACCGTCCAGCCGCTCCAGGATCTGCACCGCGTTGGTGGCGGCGCCCTTGCGCAGGTTGTCGGCCACCACCCACAGGTGGAAGGTGCGCGGCAGCTCGGGGTCGGCGCGCACGCGGCCCACGAACACCTCGTTGCGGCCCGCGATCTCCAGCGGGGTGGGGAAGCTCTCGGGGCCGCCGGCGATCAGGATGCCGGGAAAGGCCGCCAGCGCCAGGCGCAGCGAGTCGAGCGTGAGCTCCCGCTCGGTCTCCACCATCACCTGCACGCTGTGCCCCACGTCGACGGGGACCCGCACGCAGGTGGCGGCCACGGGAAGCTCGGGGAGCTCCAGGATCTTGCGCGTCTCCTGGATCATCTTGCGCTCCTCGCCCGTCCACCCCTGGGCGTCGAAGTCGCCGATCTGCGGCACCACGTTGGCGGCGATGCGCCGGGTGAAGGGCGAGCCTTCCACCGGAGCCCCCAGCTTCACCCCCTCGAGCCCCTCGCCGCCCTCCTCGCGGCGCAGCGCCTCGCGCCCGGTCTCCCCCGCCCCGCTCACCGACTGGAACGTCGTGGCGACGACACGGGTGAGCCCCGCCGCCTTCCGGATCGCCTGCAGGGCGACCACCATCTGGATGGTGGAGCAGTTGGGGTTGGCCACGATCCCCCTGGGCCGCTCGGCCAGCGCGCGCGGGTTCACCTCGGGGACCACCAGGGGGACGCGCGGGTCCATCCGCCACGCCGAGGAGTTGTCGATCACCACCGCGCCCTCCTCCGCCGCGCGCGGCGCCCACTCCCTGGAGCGGTCGCCGCCGGCGGAGAAGAGCGCCACGTCGACCCCGCGGAAGACGCCCGGCCTCGGGGGCTGCACCGTCCACTCGCGCCCGCCCCACTCCACCGTCTTCCCGGCGGAGCGCTCCGAGGCCAGCAGGGTGAGCCGGTCGACGGGGACGCGGCGCTCGGCCAGCACCTCGAGCATGGTGCGCCCCACCGCGCCCGTGGCCCCCAGGACGGCGACGTGCATCGTCTAGCCCTCCCCTTCCGGCGAGGACGCGCCGCCCCGCCCGTCCAGCGCGAAGGCGGCGTGCAGCGCGACGAGCGCCTCGTCCTCGCGCTCGGCGGGGACCAGCACGGTGATCGACGTCGAGGAGGTCGACGCCCCGTGCACCTCGACGCCCGCGTCCAGGAGCGCGCGGTAGGCGCGGGCGTAGACGCCGGGGCGCCCGTGCATCCCGTGCCCCACCAGGGCGATGCGCGCCAGCCCCCCGTGCGCGGCCACGTGCGCGCCCCCGGAGCGGCCGGCCACCCGGTGCGCCACCTCGTCCGCCCGCTCCGCGTCCTCCTCGGCCACGGTGAGCTGCAGCTGCAGCCGCCCGTCGGCCTCGAACGACCCGGCGAGCATGTCGACGCTCACCCCGGCGGCGGCCAGCGCCTCCAGCAGCTCGGTCTGGGTGCGCATCCCGGGCTCCAGGCCGCGCAGCACCAGCTTGGCCTGGCCGCCCTTCGACGCCAGCCCCGTCACCTCGCGCAGAACCAGGTCTTCCATCTCCTCCCTCGACGTGATCAGCGTCCCGCGCGGCGCCCCGCCGTCCCCACCGCCGTCCGCGAACGAGGAGAGCACGCGGATGTCCACCCCGAAGCGCGCGCCGATGTCCACGGCCCGTCCATGCATGACCTGCGCCCCCGAGGTGGCCATCTCCAGCATCTCCGCGTGCGAGATGACGGGGATGATCCGCGCCCCGGGGACGCGCCGCGGGTCGGCCGTGTAGACGCCGTCGACGTCGGTGTAGATCTCGCAGCGGCCGGCGCCGAGCCTGGCCGCCAGCGCCACCGCCGTGGTGTCGGAGCCGCCGCGCCCCAGGGTGGTGATCTCGCGCGCGGTGCTCACCCCCTGGAAGCCGGCCACGATGGCGATGCACCCCTCGGAGAGCGCGTCGCGCACGCGGTCGCCCCTCACGTCCAGGATGCGCGCGGCGGTGTGGCTGGTGTCGGTGATGATGGCCGCCTGGCTCCCGGTGAAGGAGCGCGCCTCGAACCCCTCCTCGCGGATGGCCATGCTCAGCAGCGCCGCCGCGATCCGCTCGCCGGCGGTGAGCAGCATGTCCATCTCCCGCGCGTGCTCGGCCTGCGGCCGCGCCTTCCCCGTGACCTCCGCCGCCAGCCCGGTCAGCTCGTCGGTGGTGTGCCCCATCGCCGAGACCACGACCACCAGGTCGTCGCCGCGCCGCCGGGCATCCGCCACCCGCCGGGCGACCGCGCGGATGCGCTCGGACGTGCCGACCGAGGTGCCGCCGTATTTCTGGACGACCAGCATGAACCGAAGTCCCCAGTGCCCAGTGCCCAGTGCCCAGTTCGAGCGCCCGGGCGTCGCAGTTCCCGGGCACTTTCCACTGGGCACTGGGCACTGCGGTTAAAAGATCTGCAGCTGCCCGATGTACTTCGCCGGGTTCTGCTGGATGTCGGCCAGCAGGCGCTGCAGCGTCACGATCGCCCGCTGCGTCTCCTCGTAGAGCGCCGGGTCCTGCAGCAGGCGGCCCAGGGAGCCGTTGCCCTGCTCGATCGCCGTCATCGCCCGGTTGAGGGTGGACACGGCGCTCCTCGCCTCCACCATGGTCGGGCCCAGCTCCGCCAGGCCGGGCTGCAGCCCGCGGATCGTCTCGTTCAGCGTCCGCGCCGTCTCGCCGAACGAGGCGATGGTGGTGTCGGCCCGCGCCACCATCCCGGGCACTCCCGAGGTGGCGCCGCGCAGCTGGTCGGAGAGCGCCGCCAGGTTGTTGCTGGCCCGCTGCGCGTTGGCCAGCACCGCCTGGATCTCGCCCTCGCTGATGGTGCGGCGGATCTCGCGCGCGGCCAGCGACGCCTCGGCGGTGGTGGTGCGGACGTTGGCGGTCGACTCCAGGACGTTGCGCCCCACCTGCCCGTAGACGCGCGTCTGCTGGTCGATGAAGCCCTCGATCTGCTGGCTCACGTCGCGCAGGTCGCCCAGCGTCTCGCGGATGTTGATGGCCGTCTCCTCGGTGAAGGCCAGCTGCACCCGGTCGCTGAGGATCTGCATGTCCTCGGCGATGTCGGCGGCCACGGCGGTGAGCTGGGTGATGTCGGGCATGGTGGCGCCGGGGAGCGCGTCGGTGCCGGGCATCTGCACGAAGTCGAGGCTCGAGTTGGCCGCGCGCGACACCAGCGCCACCTGCCAGTCGCCGAAGAACGATTCGGGCGAGATCAGCGCCCCCGCGTCGCGCGGGAGCACCACCCGGTCGTCCACCGCCATGGTCACCAGCACGCCGTTGCCCTGCGGCACCAGCTCGATGGCGCTCACCCGCCCCACCTTCACCCCGCGGTACTTCACCGGGCTCCCCTCGGCCAGCACCCCCACCTCGGTGAACACGGCGGTGAGAGTCCGCTGCGGCGAGCCGAACGACTGGCCCGAGAGCCAGATCGCCCCCACCAGCGCCACCAGGATCCCCGCCAGCACCACCATCCCCACCAGGGCCTCGTTCTTCAGCCTCATATTTGCCTCCGTGTCTCCGCGGCCGGGGGCTGCGGAATTTCCGCGTCGTGGGCCAGGTCGGGGCGACCCTCCACGAAGCTGCGCACCACCTCGTTGGTGGAGTTCCGGATCTCGTCCGGCGTCCCCACCTCGACCACCCGCCCCTGGTACAGCATGGCGATGCGGTCGCTGATCGAATAGGCGCTCTTCATGTCGTGGGTGATCACCAGGCTGGTGACCCCCAGCTCCTCCTTCATCCGCATGATCAGCTGGTCGATCACCGTGGTGGTGACCGGGTCCAGCCCGCTGGTGGGCTCGTCGTAGAGCAGGTACTTGGGGCGGTACGCGATGGCCCGCGCCAGCCCCGCGCGCTTGCGCTGCCCGCCCGAGAGCTCGGCCGGGAGGCGCTCCTCGAAGCCCCCCAGGTCCACCAGCGCCAGCGACTCGCCGATGCGGGAGCGCATCTCCCGCTCGCTCATCCCGCCCTTCTTCCTGAGCCCCATCAGGATGTTCTCGGCCACCGTCATGGAGTCGAACAGCGCGGCGAACTGGAAGACGTAGCCGATGTCGAGCCGCAGCCGGTACAGGTCCAGGCGCGGCAGCTTCGGCACCTCCTGCCCGTCCACGAACACGGTGCCGCGGTCGGGGCGGAGCAGCCCGTTGATGTGCTTGAGCGCCACCGACTTCCCCGCCCCCGAGAAGCCCACCAGCGACACCGTCTCGCCCTCTTCCACGTCGAGGGTGAGGCCGCGCAGCACCTGCTTGGGCCCGAACGCCTTGTGGATGTCCTTCAGCTCGATGCTCACTGGCGCAGCAGCGTGGCGGCCCAGAAGGCGTCCAGCACCAGGATCATGATCGCCGACATCACCACCGCGCGCGTGGTGGCCACGCCCACCCCTTCGGCGCCGCCGCGGGTGTGGAAGCCCTGGTAGCAGCCGATCAGCGTGATCACGAACCCGAACGAGATGCACTTGATGGTCGAGTAGACGATGTCGAAGTGCGTGTAGAAGAGCCTCAAGCCCCGGATGAACTGCTGCGCGCTCATGTCGAGCAGGCTCATCGCGGTGATGAGCCCGAAGAAGATCGACACCACGTCGGCCAGGATCACGATGATCGGGAACATCAGCAGCCCCGCCAGCACCCGCGGCACCACCAGGTACGCCACCGGGTTGTACGCCATGGTCTCCAGCGCGTCGATCTGCTCGGAGACGCGCATGGTTCCCAGCTCGGCCGCGATGTTGGCCCCCACCCGCCCCGCCAGCGCGAGGCCCGTGAGCACGGGGCCCAGCTCCAGGATCATCGTCTTCCCCACCAGCGTCCCCACGAAGTAGAGCGGGATGGCGCCGGTGAAGGTGTACGAGGCCTGCAGCGCCAGCACGATCCCCGTGAACGCCGAGAGGAAGAGGGCGATGGGGATCGAGTTCACCCCCAGCTTGCGCATCTGCACGGCCAGCAGCGGCCCCCAGGTGCCGACGTCCTTCGTGGAGCGCGCGCCCTCGGCCGCGAA
Above is a window of Longimicrobium sp. DNA encoding:
- a CDS encoding ABC transporter ATP-binding protein, which gives rise to MSIELKDIHKAFGPKQVLRGLTLDVEEGETVSLVGFSGAGKSVALKHINGLLRPDRGTVFVDGQEVPKLPRLDLYRLRLDIGYVFQFAALFDSMTVAENILMGLRKKGGMSEREMRSRIGESLALVDLGGFEERLPAELSGGQRKRAGLARAIAYRPKYLLYDEPTSGLDPVTTTVIDQLIMRMKEELGVTSLVITHDMKSAYSISDRIAMLYQGRVVEVGTPDEIRNSTNEVVRSFVEGRPDLAHDAEIPQPPAAETRRQI
- the rpsU gene encoding 30S ribosomal protein S21, translating into MSVVEIQLAETDRLDWALKQFRRRMIRSGMFKDMRRKRFYEKPSEAKKAKAKAAERRRHKDRKRAARRFDF
- a CDS encoding ABC transporter permease, yielding MSVQGRLENLGAATLRGFSGMGVFSRFAAEGARSTKDVGTWGPLLAVQMRKLGVNSIPIALFLSAFTGIVLALQASYTFTGAIPLYFVGTLVGKTMILELGPVLTGLALAGRVGANIAAELGTMRVSEQIDALETMAYNPVAYLVVPRVLAGLLMFPIIVILADVVSIFFGLITAMSLLDMSAQQFIRGLRLFYTHFDIVYSTIKCISFGFVITLIGCYQGFHTRGGAEGVGVATTRAVVMSAIMILVLDAFWAATLLRQ
- a CDS encoding aspartate-semialdehyde dehydrogenase: MHVAVLGATGAVGRTMLEVLAERRVPVDRLTLLASERSAGKTVEWGGREWTVQPPRPGVFRGVDVALFSAGGDRSREWAPRAAEEGAVVIDNSSAWRMDPRVPLVVPEVNPRALAERPRGIVANPNCSTIQMVVALQAIRKAAGLTRVVATTFQSVSGAGETGREALRREEGGEGLEGVKLGAPVEGSPFTRRIAANVVPQIGDFDAQGWTGEERKMIQETRKILELPELPVAATCVRVPVDVGHSVQVMVETERELTLDSLRLALAAFPGILIAGGPESFPTPLEIAGRNEVFVGRVRADPELPRTFHLWVVADNLRKGAATNAVQILERLDGGRPA
- a CDS encoding aspartate kinase, with product MLVVQKYGGTSVGTSERIRAVARRVADARRRGDDLVVVVSAMGHTTDELTGLAAEVTGKARPQAEHAREMDMLLTAGERIAAALLSMAIREEGFEARSFTGSQAAIITDTSHTAARILDVRGDRVRDALSEGCIAIVAGFQGVSTAREITTLGRGGSDTTAVALAARLGAGRCEIYTDVDGVYTADPRRVPGARIIPVISHAEMLEMATSGAQVMHGRAVDIGARFGVDIRVLSSFADGGGDGGAPRGTLITSREEMEDLVLREVTGLASKGGQAKLVLRGLEPGMRTQTELLEALAAAGVSVDMLAGSFEADGRLQLQLTVAEEDAERADEVAHRVAGRSGGAHVAAHGGLARIALVGHGMHGRPGVYARAYRALLDAGVEVHGASTSSTSITVLVPAEREDEALVALHAAFALDGRGGASSPEGEG
- a CDS encoding NUDIX hydrolase; the encoded protein is MAARRRRGARGKGGAAARAVVETSAGGVIYRWAGGTAHILLIRDRYRHWGFPKGHVEGGETAADAALREVAEETGLTALRLERELRTIDWFFRFRGRLIHKYCHFYLIESPDGDTCPQVEEGITECVWLPLHQAIESISYDNAREVLRIAADWLREAAGGVPTDGSGGPSPSEDEALSSAVPGRSSPG
- a CDS encoding MlaD family protein, whose protein sequence is MRLKNEALVGMVVLAGILVALVGAIWLSGQSFGSPQRTLTAVFTEVGVLAEGSPVKYRGVKVGRVSAIELVPQGNGVLVTMAVDDRVVLPRDAGALISPESFFGDWQVALVSRAANSSLDFVQMPGTDALPGATMPDITQLTAVAADIAEDMQILSDRVQLAFTEETAINIRETLGDLRDVSQQIEGFIDQQTRVYGQVGRNVLESTANVRTTTAEASLAAREIRRTISEGEIQAVLANAQRASNNLAALSDQLRGATSGVPGMVARADTTIASFGETARTLNETIRGLQPGLAELGPTMVEARSAVSTLNRAMTAIEQGNGSLGRLLQDPALYEETQRAIVTLQRLLADIQQNPAKYIGQLQIF